From the Rhodanobacter soli genome, one window contains:
- a CDS encoding LysR family transcriptional regulator, whose amino-acid sequence MQHSMISMGLAAVSLRDLALVQAVHRHGSFNSAARAMHISPSGLSHQVQKVEQALGAPLFERGGRKIVPTAGGQRLLQQIDAVLASAEHLQQVARAGEVAFGGELRLGVPASLGPYLLPHLIAPFPQHFPGARLGISEGKPRGLLRRLSEGELDAVLAPPAATVSGIASRPLFFEPWELMLRADHPLAGQDSIALDQLDPAEATLMAESHADGLHCEGNEHGHVQDVSLESLAALVSLRGGYALVPALAHERLASMPNVALARLKGPASGREIALYWRDASPWHDDLQAFAELLRKLARQRPGLRVMGAKAKAASA is encoded by the coding sequence ATGCAGCATTCGATGATTTCGATGGGCCTGGCCGCCGTCTCGCTGCGCGATCTCGCGCTGGTGCAGGCGGTGCATCGCCACGGCAGTTTCAACAGCGCGGCGCGGGCGATGCACATCAGCCCGTCCGGGTTGTCGCATCAGGTGCAGAAGGTCGAGCAGGCATTGGGCGCGCCGCTGTTCGAACGTGGCGGCCGGAAGATCGTGCCGACCGCCGGCGGCCAGCGGTTGCTGCAGCAGATCGACGCGGTGCTGGCTTCGGCCGAACATTTGCAGCAGGTCGCCCGTGCCGGCGAAGTCGCCTTCGGCGGCGAGCTGCGGCTGGGCGTGCCGGCTTCGCTGGGTCCGTACCTGTTGCCGCACCTGATCGCGCCGTTCCCGCAGCATTTCCCGGGCGCGCGGCTGGGCATTTCCGAGGGCAAGCCACGCGGCTTGTTGCGCCGCTTGAGCGAAGGCGAGCTCGATGCGGTGCTGGCGCCGCCGGCAGCGACGGTCAGCGGTATCGCCTCGCGCCCGCTGTTCTTCGAGCCATGGGAACTGATGCTGCGCGCCGACCATCCGCTGGCCGGCCAGGACAGCATCGCGCTGGACCAGCTCGACCCGGCCGAGGCCACACTGATGGCCGAGAGCCACGCCGATGGCCTGCACTGCGAGGGTAACGAGCACGGCCACGTGCAGGACGTCAGCCTGGAAAGCCTGGCCGCCCTGGTCAGCCTGCGCGGCGGCTACGCGCTGGTGCCCGCGCTGGCGCACGAGCGGCTGGCATCGATGCCGAACGTCGCGCTGGCCAGGCTGAAAGGGCCGGCATCGGGCCGCGAGATCGCGCTGTACTGGCGCGACGCCTCGCCCTGGCACGACGACCTGCAGGCGTTCGCCGAGCTGCTGCGCAAGCTGGCGCGGCAGCGGCCGGGGTTGCGCGTGATGGGCGCGAAAGCGAAGGCTGCGTCGGCCTGA
- a CDS encoding PilZ domain-containing protein, translating to MAIDKNGQDGSGPEQLRPARMQIETTVLMSSNGESHPTELVDISATGALLRRPLGWSGHVGQSWVLDMIFGNNLHIHLEAVVARISDHHIGFSYSRIPEDKQVPLWNLLGGYADILEYWKD from the coding sequence ATGGCGATCGACAAAAACGGGCAGGATGGCAGTGGACCGGAGCAGTTGCGTCCGGCGCGCATGCAGATCGAGACGACGGTGCTGATGAGCAGCAACGGCGAGTCGCATCCGACCGAGCTGGTGGATATCTCGGCTACCGGCGCGCTGCTGCGCCGCCCGTTGGGCTGGTCGGGACATGTCGGGCAGAGCTGGGTGCTCGACATGATCTTCGGGAACAACCTGCATATCCACCTCGAGGCCGTGGTGGCGCGCATCTCCGATCATCACATCGGTTTTTCGTACAGCCGCATTCCCGAGGACAAGCAGGTGCCGCTGTGGAACTTGCTGGGCGGTTATGCCGACATCCTGGAATACTGGAAGGACTGA
- a CDS encoding segregation and condensation protein A yields MSTEPVEPQSLVTAPQDAFASVPQQQEMPLAIVRGQPMLQMPQDLYIPPDALEVILESFEGPLDLLLYLIRRQNLDILDIPVAEITRQYMTYIELMRDVMRLELAAEYLLMAAILAEIKSRLLLPRPPVEEGLEEDPRAELVRRLQEYERFKRAAEDIEAMPRLERDSVVVHADVGERNVIKLPPPLELTELLLALKDVMHRAELFGHHAIKREALSVRQRMGELLSRLDDSSFHRFESLFDISEGRLGIVVTFLAMLELAKEMLIEIVQEEPLAPIYVKAKVSHAEELVDAPADDAQAGESALIESSGE; encoded by the coding sequence ATGAGCACTGAGCCCGTCGAGCCACAGAGCCTGGTTACCGCACCGCAGGACGCGTTTGCGTCGGTACCTCAACAGCAGGAAATGCCGCTGGCCATCGTGCGCGGTCAGCCGATGCTGCAGATGCCGCAGGATCTGTACATCCCGCCGGACGCGCTCGAGGTCATCCTGGAATCGTTCGAGGGTCCGTTGGACCTGCTGCTGTACCTGATCCGCCGGCAGAACCTGGACATCCTGGATATCCCGGTCGCCGAGATCACCCGGCAGTACATGACCTACATCGAGTTGATGCGGGACGTGATGCGGCTGGAGCTGGCCGCCGAATACCTGCTGATGGCCGCGATCCTGGCCGAGATCAAGTCGCGGTTGCTGCTGCCGCGCCCCCCGGTCGAGGAAGGGCTGGAAGAGGATCCCCGTGCCGAACTGGTACGGCGCTTGCAGGAGTACGAGCGGTTCAAGCGTGCCGCCGAGGACATCGAGGCCATGCCCCGGCTGGAGCGCGACAGCGTGGTGGTGCATGCCGACGTGGGCGAACGCAACGTGATCAAGTTGCCGCCGCCGCTGGAGCTGACCGAGCTGCTGCTGGCACTGAAGGACGTGATGCACCGGGCCGAACTGTTCGGGCATCACGCAATCAAGCGCGAGGCGCTCAGCGTGCGCCAGCGCATGGGCGAACTGCTGAGCCGGCTCGACGACAGCAGCTTCCACCGCTTCGAGAGCCTGTTCGACATCAGCGAAGGCCGCCTCGGCATCGTGGTGACGTTCCTGGCGATGCTGGAGCTGGCCAAGGAAATGCTGATCGAGATCGTCCAGGAAGAGCCATTGGCGCCGATATACGTAAAAGCGAAGGTGAGCCACGCCGAGGAACTCGTCGACGCACCGGCGGACGACGCACAAGCGGGCGAATCGGCACTGATCGAATCGTCCGGCGAATGA
- a CDS encoding pseudouridine synthase, with amino-acid sequence MNAPQKSVLSLKREPRADSDAPALEERLHKVLANAGLGSRRMLEQRIQSGEVELNGAPAEIGMSVKAGDRVVMDGKQFVVATDSRDDTEVLVYHKPEGVLTTRDDPEGRPTVFEQLPRLKGARWVAVGRLDINTTGLLLLTTDGELANALMHPKSGLEREYLCRVHGEVPDEIIERLKAGVELEDGPARFDEIAVISRGGSHSWFRVVIREGRNREVRRLWDSQGFLVSRLKRIRYGKIELPRNLRRGECEALDAESVKQLRQTTGLGVPQPVLTLSPVLHQRRANRSVTEYRPERGSSTAWTGGQDEARELRAYDRIREEPTRGRKPPRRDGKEVNGNLARPERGAAAGRSGGKGRRVAPGQELPSVRTWFAGESRDGSSRPGAPRGNAGGAAGNRRPAGGKPFGARSGGGEGRPAGSPYSGFAGESRGPGLGGNRAPGNRGARPQGQAQGNRAHGNPARPQGQGQSGNRPGGRPQGQGGNRPQGGARHGGPAGGRPPGRGGNRSGNR; translated from the coding sequence ATGAATGCGCCGCAAAAATCCGTTTTATCCCTGAAGCGCGAACCGCGTGCCGACAGCGACGCCCCCGCCCTGGAAGAGCGCCTGCACAAGGTGCTGGCCAACGCCGGCCTCGGCTCGCGCCGCATGCTCGAGCAGCGCATCCAGTCCGGTGAAGTCGAACTGAATGGCGCACCCGCCGAAATCGGCATGAGCGTGAAGGCCGGCGACCGCGTGGTCATGGACGGCAAGCAGTTCGTCGTCGCCACCGACAGCCGCGACGACACCGAAGTGCTGGTCTACCACAAGCCCGAGGGCGTGCTGACCACTCGCGACGACCCGGAAGGCCGCCCCACCGTGTTCGAACAGCTGCCGCGCCTGAAAGGCGCGCGCTGGGTCGCCGTGGGCCGGCTCGACATCAACACCACCGGCCTGCTGCTGCTGACCACCGACGGCGAACTGGCCAACGCGCTGATGCACCCGAAGAGCGGCCTGGAGCGCGAATACCTGTGCCGCGTGCATGGCGAAGTGCCAGACGAGATCATCGAACGGCTGAAGGCCGGTGTGGAGCTGGAAGACGGCCCCGCCCGCTTCGACGAGATCGCCGTGATCAGCCGCGGCGGCAGCCATAGCTGGTTCCGCGTGGTGATCCGCGAAGGCCGCAACCGCGAAGTGCGCCGCCTGTGGGACTCGCAGGGCTTCCTAGTCAGCCGCCTCAAGCGCATCCGCTACGGCAAGATCGAGCTGCCGCGCAACCTGCGCCGCGGCGAATGCGAAGCGCTCGACGCGGAAAGCGTCAAGCAACTGCGCCAGACCACCGGCCTCGGCGTGCCGCAACCGGTGCTGACGCTGAGCCCGGTGCTGCACCAGCGTCGCGCCAATCGCAGCGTCACCGAATACCGCCCCGAGCGCGGCAGCAGCACCGCCTGGACCGGCGGCCAGGACGAGGCGCGCGAACTGCGCGCCTACGACCGCATCCGCGAAGAACCCACTCGCGGCCGCAAGCCGCCGCGTCGCGACGGCAAGGAAGTCAACGGCAACCTGGCCCGCCCCGAACGTGGCGCAGCGGCAGGCAGGTCCGGCGGCAAGGGTCGGCGCGTGGCACCAGGCCAGGAGCTGCCATCGGTGCGCACGTGGTTCGCCGGTGAAAGTCGCGACGGCAGCAGTCGTCCCGGCGCACCGCGCGGCAACGCCGGTGGCGCGGCCGGCAACCGTCGTCCGGCGGGCGGCAAGCCGTTCGGCGCACGCAGTGGCGGCGGCGAAGGCCGTCCTGCCGGCAGTCCGTACAGCGGCTTTGCTGGCGAGTCGCGTGGCCCCGGCCTGGGCGGCAACCGTGCACCGGGCAATCGTGGCGCTCGCCCACAGGGCCAGGCCCAGGGTAATCGCGCACATGGCAACCCGGCGCGGCCGCAGGGTCAGGGCCAGAGTGGCAATCGCCCCGGCGGCCGACCGCAGGGCCAGGGCGGCAACCGCCCGCAAGGCGGCGCCCGTCATGGCGGCCCGGCCGGCGGCCGGCCGCCGGGCCGCGGCGGCAACCGTTCGGGCAATCGCTGA
- the scpB gene encoding SMC-Scp complex subunit ScpB: protein MQIEQLKPIIEAALLASTQPMTVQQLGELFGEADDVNREQIAKALEALAGDCSGRGIELKEVASGFRYQVRQDVHPWISRMWTERPSRYSRALLETLALIAYRQPITRPEIEQIRGVVVSSNIIKTMEEREWIRVVGYRDVPGKPALFGTTRAFLDYFNLKSLDQLPPLSEIRDMEDPQMRFEPDPLPARIVRDLSIDPDADAAAELEHEADSSDTDTEHHASADTADADDTTADADAPAASSESDEPGSDTSPSVDHPIATADEAANPAADVEPDTAEQDPEEYRA, encoded by the coding sequence ATGCAGATCGAGCAACTCAAACCCATCATCGAGGCCGCCCTGCTGGCCTCCACCCAGCCGATGACCGTGCAGCAGCTGGGCGAGCTGTTCGGCGAGGCCGACGACGTCAATCGCGAGCAGATCGCCAAGGCGCTCGAGGCGCTGGCCGGGGACTGCAGCGGCCGCGGCATCGAGCTGAAGGAAGTGGCTTCCGGCTTCCGTTACCAGGTGCGTCAGGACGTGCACCCGTGGATCTCGCGGATGTGGACCGAGCGGCCCAGCCGTTATTCGCGCGCGCTGCTGGAAACGCTGGCGCTGATCGCCTACCGCCAGCCGATCACCCGCCCCGAGATCGAGCAGATCCGTGGCGTGGTGGTGTCCTCCAACATCATCAAGACGATGGAGGAGCGCGAATGGATCCGCGTCGTCGGCTACCGCGACGTACCCGGCAAGCCGGCGCTGTTCGGCACCACCCGCGCCTTTCTCGACTACTTCAACCTGAAATCGCTGGACCAGCTGCCGCCGCTGTCGGAAATCCGCGACATGGAAGACCCGCAGATGCGCTTCGAGCCGGATCCCCTGCCCGCCCGCATCGTGCGCGACCTGTCGATCGACCCGGACGCGGACGCAGCAGCCGAACTGGAACACGAAGCCGACAGCAGCGATACCGATACCGAACACCACGCATCCGCGGACACCGCAGATGCTGACGACACCACGGCCGACGCCGACGCGCCAGCCGCTTCATCCGAGTCCGACGAACCCGGCTCCGACACGAGCCCATCCGTCGATCACCCGATTGCCACTGCCGACGAGGCAGCGAACCCCGCCGCGGACGTCGAACCCGACACCGCCGAGCAAGATCCCGAGGAGTACCGCGCATGA
- the acnA gene encoding aconitate hydratase AcnA: MKDTFSARDTLEVNGKQYAFASLTKLGQRFDLKRLPYSMKILLENLLRHEDGIDVTAKEIEAVATWDAKKEPDTEIAFMPARVLLQDFTGVPCVVDLAAMRDAMKALGGDPTLINPLSPAELVIDHSVQVDVFGTPDALERNVEIEFKRNQARYSFLRWGQKALSDFKVVPPRTGIVHQVNLEHLARVVMGSEVDGQLWAYPDTVFGTDSHTTMINGLGVLGWGVGGIEAEAAMLGQPSSMLIPQVVGFKLSGRLPEGATATDLVLTVTQMLRKQGVVGKFVEFFGPGLQHLPLADRATIGNMAPEYGATCGIFPIDAESLKYLRLSGRSDEQVALVEAYAKAQGLWHDENSAHAEFTTTLELNLADVKPSMAGPKRPQDRVLLTDVQQNFHENLGATTVNRNGAEARFANEGGGTAVGREKSAKSPGQHVLRNGEEFDVHDGSVVIAAITSCTNTSNPAVMLAAGLVAKKAAAKGLKSKPWVKTSLAPGSKVVTDYLEKTGLLTELDKLGFYLVGYGCTTCIGNSGPLPQEISKAISDGDLTVGAVISGNRNFEGRVHAEVKMNYLASPPLVVAYALAGSLDINLSTDPLGKGADGKDVYLKDIWPTNQEISDLMAGAVTSDMFRKNYADVFKGDERWSSIDSPDGDLYAWDEASTYIKNPPYFDGMTMALTPVEDIHAARCLGLFGDSITTDHISPAGAIKKDSPAGRFLISRGVQPIDFNSYGSRRGNDDVMVRGTFANIRIKNQLLDGVEGGFTRHIPSGEQMSIYDAAMKYKEEKTPLVVFAGKEYGTGSSRDWAAKGTLLLGIKAVIAESFERIHRSNLVGMGVLPCTFKDGENAKSLGLTGNEAFDITGLDNGNSKSATVTATAADGSSKQFGVNVMLLTPKEREFFRHGGILQYVLRQLAGKKAA, encoded by the coding sequence ATGAAAGACACCTTTTCCGCACGCGACACCCTCGAGGTCAACGGCAAGCAATACGCCTTTGCCAGCCTGACCAAGCTGGGCCAGCGCTTCGACCTGAAGCGGCTGCCGTACTCGATGAAGATCCTGCTGGAAAACCTGCTGCGCCACGAAGACGGCATCGACGTCACCGCGAAGGAAATCGAAGCGGTCGCCACGTGGGACGCGAAGAAGGAACCGGATACCGAAATCGCCTTCATGCCGGCGCGCGTGCTGCTGCAGGACTTCACCGGCGTGCCCTGCGTGGTCGACCTGGCCGCGATGCGCGACGCGATGAAGGCGCTGGGCGGCGACCCCACCCTGATCAACCCGCTGTCGCCGGCGGAACTGGTCATCGACCACTCGGTGCAGGTGGACGTGTTCGGTACGCCTGACGCGCTGGAGCGCAACGTCGAGATCGAATTCAAGCGCAACCAGGCCCGCTACAGCTTCCTGCGCTGGGGCCAGAAAGCGTTGAGCGACTTCAAGGTGGTGCCGCCGCGCACCGGCATCGTGCACCAGGTGAACCTGGAGCACCTGGCCCGCGTGGTCATGGGCAGCGAAGTCGACGGCCAGCTGTGGGCGTATCCGGATACCGTGTTCGGCACCGACTCCCACACCACCATGATCAACGGCCTGGGCGTGCTGGGCTGGGGCGTGGGCGGCATCGAGGCCGAGGCGGCCATGCTCGGCCAGCCCTCCTCCATGCTGATTCCGCAGGTGGTGGGCTTCAAGCTGTCCGGCCGTCTGCCGGAAGGCGCCACTGCCACCGACCTCGTGCTCACCGTCACCCAGATGCTGCGCAAGCAGGGCGTGGTCGGCAAGTTCGTCGAGTTCTTCGGCCCGGGCCTGCAGCATCTGCCGCTGGCCGACCGTGCCACCATCGGCAACATGGCACCGGAATACGGCGCCACCTGCGGCATCTTCCCGATCGACGCCGAATCGCTGAAGTACCTGCGCCTGTCCGGCCGCAGCGACGAGCAGGTCGCGCTGGTCGAGGCGTATGCCAAGGCGCAGGGCCTGTGGCACGACGAAAACAGCGCGCACGCCGAATTCACCACCACGCTGGAGCTGAACCTGGCCGACGTGAAACCGTCGATGGCCGGCCCGAAGCGCCCGCAGGATCGCGTGCTGCTCACCGACGTGCAACAGAATTTCCACGAGAATCTCGGCGCCACCACGGTCAACCGCAACGGTGCCGAGGCGCGTTTCGCCAACGAGGGCGGCGGTACCGCCGTCGGCCGCGAAAAAAGCGCGAAGTCACCCGGCCAGCACGTGCTGCGCAACGGCGAGGAATTCGATGTCCATGACGGTTCCGTGGTCATCGCCGCGATCACCTCGTGCACCAATACCTCGAACCCCGCGGTGATGCTGGCTGCCGGCCTGGTGGCGAAGAAGGCCGCCGCCAAGGGCCTGAAGTCCAAGCCGTGGGTGAAGACCTCGCTGGCACCGGGCTCCAAGGTGGTCACCGACTACCTCGAAAAGACCGGCCTGCTGACCGAGCTGGACAAGCTCGGCTTCTACCTGGTCGGCTACGGCTGCACTACCTGCATCGGCAACTCCGGCCCGCTGCCGCAGGAAATCAGCAAGGCGATCAGCGACGGCGACCTCACCGTCGGCGCAGTGATCTCCGGCAACCGCAACTTCGAGGGCCGCGTGCACGCCGAAGTGAAGATGAACTACCTGGCTTCGCCGCCGCTGGTGGTCGCCTATGCGCTGGCCGGTTCGCTCGACATCAACCTGAGCACCGATCCACTGGGCAAGGGCGCCGACGGCAAGGATGTCTACCTCAAGGACATCTGGCCGACCAACCAGGAAATCAGCGACCTGATGGCGGGCGCGGTCACCTCGGACATGTTCCGCAAGAACTACGCCGACGTGTTCAAGGGCGACGAGCGCTGGAGTTCGATCGACTCGCCGGATGGCGACCTGTATGCGTGGGACGAAGCCTCCACCTACATCAAGAACCCGCCCTACTTCGACGGCATGACCATGGCGCTGACCCCGGTCGAGGACATCCACGCCGCACGCTGCCTGGGCCTGTTCGGCGACTCGATCACCACCGACCACATCTCGCCGGCGGGCGCGATCAAGAAGGATTCCCCGGCCGGGCGTTTCCTGATCTCGCGCGGCGTGCAGCCGATCGACTTCAACTCCTACGGCTCGCGCCGCGGCAACGACGACGTGATGGTGCGCGGCACGTTCGCCAACATCCGCATCAAGAACCAGTTGCTGGACGGCGTGGAAGGCGGCTTCACCCGCCACATCCCCAGCGGCGAACAGATGTCGATCTACGACGCGGCGATGAAGTACAAGGAAGAGAAGACCCCGCTGGTGGTCTTTGCCGGCAAGGAATACGGCACCGGTTCCTCGCGTGACTGGGCCGCCAAGGGCACCCTGCTGCTGGGCATCAAGGCGGTGATCGCCGAAAGCTTCGAGCGCATCCACCGCTCCAACCTGGTTGGCATGGGCGTGCTGCCGTGCACGTTCAAGGATGGCGAGAATGCAAAATCGCTGGGCCTGACCGGCAACGAGGCGTTCGATATTACCGGCCTCGACAACGGTAACTCGAAGAGCGCCACCGTGACTGCCACCGCCGCCGATGGCAGCAGCAAGCAGTTCGGCGTGAACGTGATGCTGCTGACCCCGAAAGAGCGCGAGTTCTTCCGTCACGGCGGCATCCTGCAGTACGTGCTGCGTCAGCTGGCCGGCAAGAAGGCCGCCTGA
- the typA gene encoding translational GTPase TypA yields MSIEKLRNIAIVAHVDHGKTTLVDCLLKQSGTLNERTVLAERVMDSNDQEKERGITILAKNTAITWRGNRINIVDTPGHADFGGEVERVLSMVDSVLILVDAMDGPMPQTRFVTQKAFAMGFKPIVVINKVDRPGARPEWVVEQVWDLFDRLGATPEQMDFPIVYASALNGYAGLNDDVREGDMTPLYEAIMQHVSKPDVDPDGPFQMRISQLDYNSFVGVIGIGRIQRGVLKKGMPVAVIDRHGKKRQGKVMQVLGFLGLERIEQDSAEAGDIVAISGIADLTISDTVCALDTPEALPALTVDEPTISMTFQVNNSPFAGNKDLSGGKFLTSRQLRERLDREQVHNVALKVEQGSDADKFLVSGRGELHLSVLIENMRREGYELAVSRPEVIIKEIDGQKMEPIEQLVVDVEEVHQGAVMERLGVRKGQLKNMESDGKGRVRLDYEIPARGLIGFQNQFKTLTQGSGLLFHVFDHYGPKEEGQIAKRLNGVMIANAGGTTPAYSLGPLQDRGKLFAAEGDNVYEGQLVGIHAKDNDLTVNVIKPKPLTNMRASGKDDAIQLTPAIKFSLEQALDFIDDDELVEVTPKEIRLRKKHLTENDRKRASRG; encoded by the coding sequence ATGTCCATCGAAAAATTGCGCAACATCGCCATCGTCGCCCACGTCGACCACGGCAAGACCACCCTCGTCGATTGCCTGCTCAAGCAGTCCGGCACGCTCAACGAGCGCACCGTGCTGGCCGAGCGCGTGATGGACTCGAATGACCAGGAAAAGGAACGCGGCATCACCATCCTGGCCAAGAACACCGCCATCACCTGGCGGGGCAACCGCATCAACATCGTCGACACGCCGGGACACGCCGACTTCGGCGGCGAGGTGGAGCGCGTGCTGTCGATGGTCGACTCGGTGCTGATCCTGGTCGACGCGATGGACGGCCCGATGCCGCAGACCCGCTTCGTGACGCAGAAGGCGTTCGCGATGGGCTTCAAGCCGATCGTGGTGATCAACAAGGTCGACCGCCCGGGCGCCCGCCCCGAGTGGGTGGTCGAGCAGGTGTGGGATCTGTTCGACCGCCTGGGCGCCACGCCGGAGCAGATGGACTTCCCGATCGTCTACGCCTCGGCGCTGAACGGCTACGCCGGCCTCAACGACGACGTGCGCGAAGGCGACATGACCCCGCTGTACGAAGCGATCATGCAGCACGTGAGCAAGCCGGACGTGGATCCGGATGGCCCGTTCCAGATGCGCATCAGCCAGCTCGACTACAACAGCTTCGTCGGCGTGATCGGCATCGGCCGCATCCAGCGCGGCGTCCTGAAGAAGGGCATGCCGGTCGCCGTGATCGATCGCCATGGCAAGAAGCGCCAGGGCAAGGTAATGCAGGTGCTGGGCTTTCTCGGCCTGGAGCGGATCGAGCAGGACAGCGCCGAGGCCGGCGACATCGTCGCGATCTCGGGTATCGCCGACCTGACCATCTCGGACACCGTCTGCGCGCTGGATACGCCCGAGGCGTTGCCCGCGCTGACCGTGGACGAGCCGACGATCTCGATGACCTTCCAGGTCAACAACTCGCCGTTCGCCGGCAACAAGGATCTGTCCGGCGGCAAGTTCCTGACCAGCCGCCAGCTGCGTGAGCGTCTGGATCGCGAGCAGGTGCACAACGTGGCGCTGAAGGTCGAGCAAGGCTCCGACGCCGACAAGTTCCTGGTCTCCGGCCGCGGCGAACTGCATCTGTCGGTGCTGATCGAGAACATGCGCCGCGAAGGCTACGAACTGGCCGTATCGCGTCCGGAAGTGATCATCAAGGAGATCGACGGCCAGAAGATGGAGCCGATCGAGCAACTGGTGGTCGACGTGGAGGAAGTCCACCAGGGCGCCGTGATGGAAAGGCTCGGCGTGCGCAAGGGCCAGCTGAAGAACATGGAGTCCGACGGCAAGGGTCGCGTGCGCCTGGATTACGAGATTCCGGCGCGTGGCCTGATCGGCTTCCAGAACCAGTTCAAGACCCTGACCCAGGGCTCGGGCCTGCTGTTCCACGTGTTCGACCACTACGGTCCGAAGGAAGAAGGCCAGATCGCCAAGCGCCTCAACGGCGTGATGATCGCCAACGCCGGCGGCACCACCCCCGCGTATTCGCTGGGGCCGCTGCAGGATCGCGGCAAGCTGTTCGCGGCCGAGGGCGACAACGTGTATGAAGGCCAGCTGGTCGGCATCCACGCCAAGGACAACGACCTCACCGTCAACGTGATCAAGCCCAAGCCGCTGACCAACATGCGCGCCTCGGGCAAGGACGATGCGATCCAGCTGACCCCGGCGATCAAGTTCTCGCTGGAGCAGGCGCTGGACTTCATCGACGACGACGAACTGGTCGAGGTCACCCCGAAGGAAATCCGCCTGCGCAAGAAGCACCTCACCGAGAACGACCGCAAGCGCGCCTCGCGCGGTTGA
- a CDS encoding long-chain-fatty-acid--CoA ligase, which translates to MSNERPWLENYPAGVPEQIDVSQYASVPAVLEEAFTRFSDRPAFASFGRQLSYGQIDAMSRQFAGYLTGVLKLGKGDRIAIMMPNVLQYPIALFGALRAGLVVVNTNPMYTARELKHQLEDAGARAIVVLDNFAGTLQHVVAETQVQHVITTGIGDLLGFPKGPLINFVLKHVKKMVPALDLPQAVRFRDALARGAAHPLQPVTLTHDDIAFLQYTGGTTGVAKGAMLTHGNMVANMLQAAAWIGTDLVKPGEEVIITALPLYHIFSLTANGLVFMRLGGLNWLITNPRDMPGFVKELRKSGFTALTGVNTLFNGLLNTPGFSELDFSKLHLTLGGGMAVQRAVAERWKKITGCTLAEAYGLTETSPAVCINPLDLKEYNGSIGLPVPSTNVAIWSEDGTPLPVGEVGELMVHGPQVMKGYWNRPDETAKVLGADGWLHTGDIAKMDANGYFYIVDRKKDMILVSGFNVYPNEVEDAVMAHPGVLEVAAVGVPDEHSGEVVKLFVVRKDPNLTEEALKQFCRENLTGYKRPKLIEFRDSLPKSNVGKILRRELRDENKPAA; encoded by the coding sequence ATGAGCAATGAACGTCCCTGGCTGGAGAACTATCCAGCCGGCGTACCCGAACAGATCGACGTCAGTCAGTATGCTTCGGTACCGGCGGTGCTGGAGGAGGCGTTCACCCGCTTCAGCGACCGCCCGGCGTTTGCCAGTTTCGGCCGCCAGCTCAGCTACGGCCAGATCGATGCGATGAGCCGCCAGTTCGCCGGCTACCTCACCGGCGTGCTCAAGCTCGGCAAGGGCGATCGCATCGCGATCATGATGCCGAACGTATTGCAGTACCCGATCGCCCTGTTCGGCGCGCTGCGGGCCGGCCTGGTGGTGGTCAACACCAACCCGATGTACACCGCGCGCGAACTCAAGCACCAGCTCGAAGACGCCGGCGCCCGGGCGATCGTGGTACTGGACAACTTCGCCGGCACCTTGCAGCACGTGGTGGCCGAGACCCAGGTGCAGCACGTCATCACCACCGGCATCGGCGATCTGCTCGGCTTCCCCAAGGGCCCGCTGATCAACTTCGTGCTGAAGCACGTGAAGAAGATGGTGCCCGCGCTCGATCTGCCGCAAGCCGTGCGCTTCCGCGACGCGCTGGCGCGCGGCGCGGCGCATCCGTTGCAGCCAGTGACGCTGACCCACGACGACATCGCCTTCCTGCAATACACCGGCGGCACCACCGGCGTGGCCAAGGGCGCGATGCTGACCCACGGCAACATGGTGGCGAACATGCTGCAGGCCGCGGCCTGGATCGGCACCGACCTGGTCAAGCCGGGCGAAGAGGTGATCATCACCGCGCTGCCGCTGTACCACATCTTCTCGCTGACCGCGAACGGCCTGGTGTTCATGCGCCTGGGCGGGCTCAACTGGCTGATCACCAACCCGCGCGACATGCCCGGCTTCGTCAAGGAACTGCGCAAGTCTGGCTTCACCGCGCTGACCGGCGTCAACACGCTGTTCAACGGCCTGCTCAACACGCCCGGTTTTTCCGAACTGGATTTCTCGAAGCTGCACCTGACCCTGGGCGGCGGCATGGCGGTGCAGCGTGCCGTGGCCGAACGCTGGAAGAAGATCACCGGCTGCACCCTGGCCGAAGCCTATGGCCTCACCGAGACCTCGCCGGCGGTGTGCATCAACCCGCTCGACCTCAAGGAATACAACGGCTCGATCGGCCTGCCGGTGCCGTCCACCAATGTGGCGATCTGGTCGGAGGACGGCACGCCGCTACCCGTCGGCGAGGTCGGCGAACTGATGGTGCATGGCCCGCAGGTGATGAAGGGCTACTGGAACCGCCCGGACGAGACCGCCAAGGTGCTCGGCGCCGACGGCTGGCTGCATACCGGCGACATCGCGAAGATGGACGCGAACGGCTACTTCTACATCGTCGACCGCAAGAAGGACATGATCCTGGTGTCCGGTTTCAACGTGTACCCGAATGAGGTCGAGGATGCGGTGATGGCACACCCCGGCGTACTCGAGGTGGCGGCGGTCGGCGTGCCCGACGAGCATTCCGGCGAGGTGGTGAAGCTGTTCGTGGTGCGCAAGGACCCGAACCTCACCGAGGAGGCGCTCAAGCAGTTCTGCCGCGAGAACCTCACCGGCTACAAGCGGCCCAAGCTGATCGAGTTCCGCGACAGCTTGCCGAAGAGCAACGTGGGCAAGATCCTGCGCCGCGAATTGCGCGACGAGAACAAGCCCGCCGCCTGA